The sequence below is a genomic window from Blastopirellula marina.
GGAGATTTACGGCGAGGCCAGCAAACGAAACGTGATCGAGTTCCTGACTTTCGATCGGAACAACCCGAACTCGATCCTTTCCTGCCTGATCAACGCCCGCGAGAATGCCCGCAGCATCCGCGAACGCATCTCCGCCGAAATGTGGGAGCACATTAACCGCTTCTACTTGATGGTGAAAGATGTCGGGGATGCCGAAGGAATTCTGGACGACCTGCCGGACTTCTACGAAGCGGTTCGTAATTCCGGGCAGCAGTTCGTCGGCGTGACCGATGCCACCATGACCCATGGCGAAGGATGGCATTTCTGTCAGCTCGGCCGCTTCCTGGAGCGGGCCGACAAGATGTCTCGCATCCTGGACGTGAAGTATTACATTTTGCTTCCCAGTCCGCAGCACGTGGGAAGCGCGTTCGACGATTTGCAGTGGGCCGCCTTGCTCCGCTCGGCGAGCGCTTACGAAATGTATCGTCAACGCTTCGGCCGGATCGTGCCGCAGAATGTGGTCGATTTTTTGATGCTCGACAAGGAATTCCCTAGGGCGGTGCTGCACTGCCTGACCCGTGCCAACGAGTCGCTACACGCAATCACCGGAAGCGATATCGAAGGGTTCACGAACCTGCCGGAACAACGTCTGGGACAGCTGCGTGCGGAGTTCGCATTCACTAGTGCCAGCGATATCATCGCCCGGGGGCTGCACGAGTTTATTGACGACTTCCAGAAACGCTTGAACCTGGTCGGCGAGTCCATCGGCACCACATTCTTCAGCCTTCAGGCCGCCGCTTAAGCGGCTTTATGATAAGGGTAGCCCAGAGAAATCTCTCTCTGGGACAACCCGGTAGCAACCCTTATTTATTCGGGCTACGTTCCTGCTGCGGAGTGCTGGCGGGGTCTGGTGGCGAGCCGTTGGCTTTGGCATCTAGTGGCATCACGTCGACGCCGACTTGCATCGTTCGCGTTCCCCCGCCCATGACGACCCCTTGAATGGGCGAAACGTCTTCGAAGTCTCGCCCGTGGGCCAGCGTGATGTGATCGGTACCGACCATGACTTTGTTGGTCGGGTCGAAATCGACCCAGCCAAGTTCCGTTCCACAGAAGACCGAGAACCACGCATGCGAGGCATCGGCACCGACCAGGCGAGGCTTGCCCGGCGGCGGCAGGGTTCGCAGGTATCCACTGACATAGCGAGCCGGCAGCCCGAGCGCCCTGAGGGCACCGATGCCGACGTGGGCGAAGTCCTGGCATACACCGTGACGCTGACGAACTACCTCTTCCAGCGGCGTGAAGATGTTGGTCGCCCCGGAGTCGTACTTGTAATCGGCGTAAATGCGGGTCGTCAGTTCCAAGGCCGCTTCGACGATGGGTCGGTTGCGGGTGAATGCTGCCTTGCCGTATTCACTCAGGATCGGCAGTAAGCGAATGTGCCGCGAGGGAAACAGAAACTGACGAACTTCCAAGGGAAACTCACGACGCTTGCCCAGCTGAGCGAGCTCTTCCCAAGACGGGGAGGTGGTAATCGGCACAGGCGTCTTTACCACGACGCGGCTGGTAGCCGTGATGGTCATTCCGCTGTGCGGCTCGCTCAAGGCGAAGTAATGCACCTGGTTTCCGAAGTAATCAGTCCGCGAAACAACCGACCTCGGCTTGGGTTCGACCGTGAGGGCAAAGTCTTCGACGCTTTGGCGATGCGTGGTCGGGACGCGCAGGTGCAATAAATTATGGGCTACCGAGGCAGGCTCGGAGTAGTGATAGGCCGTCTTATGTTGCACTTGATATCGCACGGTTGGTCAAAGCTTCATCAACTAGGGGCGGATCTCGACCAGATGTGACTGGGGCATCGCGTGAACCAGATACCGCTGCGAAACGACATCCGACAACTTCGGCAGCAGCGATTCGATTTCCTGCAGCAGCATATGCAGTGATTCGCCGGCCGACAAGGCGTCGGGGGCTCGGACACGCGTAACATCGAACATCCGCACTTCGTGCAGCAGCGACATCGCCAGACGCTGCTCGACCGTGTAGCCGGCATGATTAGCAACGTTGGGCAGATCGTTGACGTGCTCTAACAGTTGAGCCAACTGGCGGGCAATCGAACGCGGGTTGGTTTCGTCGGTCACCAGCAGATCGAGCACGGCCCCCAGGTGCATCTCTTCCAAGTAACGCGACCGGTAGGTGATCAAACTGTCGGAGATTTCCAGCAGCGCTTCGAGGATCGCGGCCAGGTCGCCCGAAGGAAGTACCAGGCAGTTTCGCATCAGCCGCGAGCTCTGCGTCGCCCGCTCCATACGCCGGCCCATGTCCAGGAAGTGATAGACCTGCGTTCGTGTGATGCTTTCGGAAATGATACCGGAGAACGCGGCCAGGTCGAGGACCAGGTCGTCCAGCAAAGCCAAGCAGTCGGACAGGTCCCAGTACCCGGTCACAGGGGGCTGGAAGCCTTGGTCGACCCGGTGCAGCACACGCCAGCTATCGGCCGAGACGCGGTCGCGGCTGCGCGAGGTGAGCCGGAAGATCTCGGTCACGATCGAACGCAGGCTCATCGAGTTCTGTTCGTCGAAGATGTTCGCCGCCAGGTTCCGCTCGATCGGCGGCAACTGCTTTCGCATCTCTTCCACGCCGTAGCCTGGCTCGATGATTCCCATCTCGGCCATCGTACGGATCAAGATGACCACCTCAGGCATCTCGCTGATCTGCTCTTCGCTGGTCAATCGCGAGATGGTCGTTCGCAGGATGCGGGCCGTCACGTCGGCGCGTTCCAGGTTGCGTCCCAACCAGAACAGGTTTTCAGCGATGCGGCTGGGGAGTTCGCCGCCGGTACGTTTCAGTTCGACACCATGATCGGGCTGCTTCAGCAAGCTAACACGCGCAATCGGAGTATCGGACAACACCCACGCGTCTTTGCTGCGTTCGCCAACTTGCAGCGAGGCCTCTAGCGGCTGAAGCTCTCCGCTGAGTCGAATCAGCCCGCCAGGCATGGTCTCGAAGTCGTTTTGTCCCAGCACGGCGAAGCTGCGCAGGGCAATGTGGGCGGGAGTGAGTGACTTCTTGGAATAGACCGGGCTGGTCGAGCGGACCACTTGTTCCTGAGCAACGAACAAATCCGGATCGGCCTGGATCATGCGAATCAGCTTTTCCTGATCGCCATCTTTCTGCACACGGAAGATGCCGGACCGGTTTCCACGTTTTCGGTAAGAAGGTTTGATAACCAGTTTGTCGATGTTTTCGATCACGTAAGCCAGCGAATCGGGGTCACCGCATCGCCAGGTAGCAACGCCTGGCAAAATCAGCGGTTCGCCCAGCAGATGCTGACAAAGCTGCGGCATGAAGGTCATGAAGATAGGAGACTCGACGATGCCAGACCCCAACGGGTTGAGCACCACGACATTCTTCATGCGGCAAACTTGCAGCAGTTCTGGGATACCACCGGTCGCGTGGCTGATCTCGAGGGGATCGCACTGATCGCTGTTGGGACGCCGAATAATGACATCCACCGGTAGCAGCCCACCCAAGGTCTTTAGCATGACACGATTGCCACGTACGGCCAGATCGGCCGGTTCGACCAGGGTGTAACCGAGATAACGTGCGAGGTAGGCATCCTCGAAGTAATTCGGGCTTTCGGCCCCGTTGCTGAGAATCACAACTCGCGGATTGGTAACCCGCGAACAGGCACGCAGTACAGCCTCTTTCACTTTCATAAAGTAACCAGCCAGTCGCTGGACGTTCTCTTTGTGAAAGAGACTGGGCGTCATGCGTGACTGGATGATGCGATTTTCGAGGGCGAAGCCGCTGCCGGACGGCGATTCGCTGCGATCCCCTTGGACCCACCAGCTGCCGTCGGGCGAACGAGAAAGGTCCGCGGCGTAAAAGTAGAGGTAATTGTTCCCGGGAGGATTCTGCCCATGGAAGCAGCGATAGTACCCCGGATGCCGGAACAAAACTTCTTCCGGCAGGATTCCGCTACGCAGCAAGTCTTGCGGGCCATATAGGTCCTGCAAGATCAACTGCATCAGCTTGCCGCGCTGCTTGAGCCCTTGCGAGATCTGGTTCCACTCGCTGCTGGGCAATAATACCGGCAGCGGGTCGAGTTCCCAGGGACGTGCCCGGCGGTCTTGGCCAGGGTTGCCGATGCCTGCACCGATATAGGCCATGCCGGTGCGATCGAGCAGTTTTTGCATTTGCTGCCAGCGACGCTGAAATTCGCTGGCCCCAATGTCACGAACCCCCTGAACGAAGCTCTGCCAATGGGGGCGTATCTGCGCACCGTCGTTCAGTTCGTCGTATACGTCGGAAATCGGCTTATACGGGGCGAATAGATCGGCGGACGCATCATTCTGTGCGGGGATTCTGGTCACCGAGACCTCGGGCTGTCCAAAATGAGGTGTTGCGCATTCCCTGCGCGGGGTTTACAGATGCTTGGTTTTACCCCGTCTCAAATCGAGCGTGAAGGGGAATTCACTTGAGTCCTCATCTGGCGGTAGCTCAACATAACCGGGCGTATGCCCCATTTTCTCGAATCGCCCCCCACGACGGGACTCTGCCTCGAAGGCATTTACAGGGAAAGATTCTGGATTATTCCCCCCTGGATGCCCTACGTGATAGCGACAACCTCCCAAACTTCTCTGGAACCACGAGTCGTACAGGTCGATTGTCAGGGGCTCGTCTACCGGAATGGTGGGGTGCAAGCAGCTAGGTGGCTGCCAGGCTCGATACCGCACACCGGCGACGTATTCCTGCTCGGTTCCGGTCGGATGGAGCGGAACCTTGCGTCCGTTGCACATCACGAAATGCCGGCCCGGGATCGCTCCGCGAACTTTGACCTGCATGCGTTCCAGCGAGGAGTCGACGTAACGGGCCGTAAAGCCCTGCCCCGATTCTTCGCCGAGCACGTACCAAGGTTCGATCGCTTTGCGGATTTCAACTTGGACGCCACGATGCGAAAACTCGCCAATCTTGGGGAACTTGAACTCGAAGTGCGGCAGGAACCAATACGATTCCAACTGGAATCCGGCGTCCTTCGTCTCTTCAATGACGTCCTCGAAGTCCTGATAATTGAAATGCGGCAGCATGAAACGATCGTGCAGGCTCGTATCCCAATCGACCAGGGGAACTCGGTAAGGATGTTCGGCAAAACGAGCCATCAATGCCCGCAGCAGAAGTTGCTGCGTGAGGCTCATCCGAGCGTGCGGAGGCATCTCGAAAGCACGGAACTCGAGCAAGCCGCGCCGCCCTGAACTGTTGTCAGGCGAAAACAGCTTGTCGATACAGAATTCGGCCCGATGCGTGTTGCCGGTGATATCGACCAGCAGGTTGCGGAAGACCCGGTCGACCAACCAGGGGGAGAACTGCCCCTTATCGGGGATTTGCTCGAACGCAATCTTCAGTTCATAGATGGCATCTCGGCGTCCTTCGTCGACACGTGGTGCCTGACTGGTAGGGCCGATAAAGTTGCCACTGAACAGGTAGGAAAGCGATGGATGATTGTGCCAGTACCCGATCAGGCTTCGCAAAATATCGGGTCGCTGCAAAAACGGACTTTGCGTGGGAGTCGGACCACCCAGCACCACGTGGTTACCACCACCGGTACCGGTATGGGTGCCGTCTTTGTTGAACTTTTCAGTCCCCAGGCGAGTATGGTGGGCGTCTTCGTAGACCCCGGTTGTGATGTCGACTAGTTCCTGCCAATTGTTGGCCGGGTGGACGTTCACTTCGATCACACCAGGGTCTGGCGTCACGCTCAAGTGATTGACACGATCGTCGTGGGGTGGCAAGTACCCTTCGATGATCACTGGCGAATTGAATTCAGCGGCCACCGTTTCCACGGCGGTCAGCAGTTCCAGGTAGCCTTCGATACGATCGACCGGCGGCATGAAGATATGCAGGCACCCGTTTCGAGGTTCCACACACACTGCCGTGCGGACCATCTGATTCATCGGATTCGGACCGCCGTTATCCCCCCAATCGCCAGGGCCAAAGAAGCCGTCCGACTCCAGGCTCTGGCCGCTCATCCCCTGGGGACGCGACGCGTTGCGGTAGGTATCGCCGCCGACAGTTTTCATCGACCACGGCTTGCCGGAGTCCCCTCCGACCATCGCGGGAGTACGGCGGGCCATGAATTCGGCATACGATGGAAGGGGCGTTGTTTCCGCCATGGGATCTAACGGGAAGAGAGCGGCCGCTTGCCCTTCCGTTTCGTAAACAAGCGACTTCAACGGCAGACGCAGCCCCATGGCCGAGTCGCCGGGAATGAGGAACAGTTCGTCGCTACGCACGACCCACTCGCCACTTTCCCAAGTTGGCTGGGCAGTCCACCACAAGTAGCGAATCGGCAGAACGACACCCACCGGCGATGTAATGCCTTGCTCGAAGACCTTGGCAATTCGCGCACGTTCTTCCTCGTCTTCCAGCTTCGAATCGTGGATGTCGACATTCACCGGCAGACGACGTTCCATCCAGGTGTAATAGAAAGCGTCTTCGTAGCCATAGCTGGCGTGGTTCGGTTCGACACCTAGCTGCTCGGCCAGGCGACGGGTGAACTGCATGGCCAGATCCGCATCGTGACCATAGTTCATGCCATCTTCGGCCAACAGCGACGGATCTCTCCAGATCGGTTCGCCGTCGTGCCGCCAGTAGCAGCGAAATGCCCAACGAGGTAACGATTCGCCGGGATACCACTTGCCTTGGCCGTAGTGCAGGAAGCCCCCTTCGCCGAATCGTTTGAACAGCTTTCGCATCAGCTTGTCGGCCAGGCCTCGTTTGGTGGGCCCCACGGCAGCCGTGTTCCACTCGTCCCCTTCCATGTCGTCGATGGAAACGAACGTCGGCTCGCCCCCCATGGTCATCGTGATGCCGACTCGCTCGAGGTGCTTGTCGACTTCATGACCAAGGGCTTGAATCTCGTCCCATTCTTCGTCGGTGTATGGTTTGGTCACACGCGGATCTTCGTGGAAACGCGTGATCTTCATTTCGAACTCGAATTCGACTTCCGCCTGCTCGTGAGTTCCCGAGACAGGTGCCGCGGTCATTGGCGACGGCGTGCAGGCCAGTGGAATGTGACCTTCGCCAGCGAACAGCCCCGAGGTTGGGTCGAGCCCTACCCAGCCGGCACCCGGCAGGAAGACTTCGGTCCACGCATGCAAATCGGTGAAGTCCTTTTCCGGACCGGAGGGGCCATCGAGCGATTTGATGTCAGGCGTCAACTGGCAGATGTAACCGGAAGCGAAGCGAGCGGCGAGTCCGAAATGACGCAGCATCTGCACCATCAGCCAGGCCGAGTCGCGGCACGATCCGAGACGACGCTCTAGCGTTTCTTCCGGCGACTGAACGCCGTGCTCCATACGCACGGTGTAGGCGATGTCGTTTTGCAGACGCTGGTTGATATCCACCAGAAAGTCGACGATACGCCGCGGAGTGACATCGACTCCCTTCAGGTACTCGGTCAACAGCGGGCCGTGGGGTTCCTGTTCGAGGAACGGGGCCAGGTCGGTCTTGAGGGGCTCTTTGTAGATGATCGGGAAATCTTCAGCGTCCGGCTCCAGGAAGAAGTCAAACGGGTTGATCACCGTCATCTCGGCAATCAGGTCGACGTCGACGTGGAAATGGTCGACCGGTTCGGGGAAGACGACGCGGGCGGCAAAGTTTCCGTGAGGGTCCTGCTGCCAGTTCAGGAAGTGGGGTTTGGGACTGATTCGTAGGGAGTAGCTGTGAATGGGCGTGCGGCAGTGCGGAGCCGGACGCAAACGAATGGTTTGAGCACCCACGCCGATCTTGCGATCGTACTTGTATTTGGTCGAGTGGTGCAGCGCCGTGAGAATCGCCATAGAAGCCTCAAAGATAGTCGAATCGCGGGAGAGAAATGCCAAACCGCTACGGACCAACATCCGGTCCGCACAGGGTTATTTTGGGAACAACGCACGAAAATCAGCCACCGGCGTTTTAATCGGCACGATCCATTCCTGAGGAACGCAAATGACGCGCCAATTACCGATCATTGCTAGAAACCTACCACTTAGTAAAGGTTTCGCCCGAAGGTGCTAAAAATTTGTGCACATGGGGCCTAATTCTGAGCCAAACGCCAAGCTGTTAGGTATCAGATTCGCTCGAGCCACAAGAGGCCATACGGCGGCAGCGTGAGGTCTTCGTGGGTCGCGATTTCCTGCTCGCTGATCAGATCCTGGAAGAACCGTCCGAGCCCCCCCGTGCGGACGTTATTGGCGGGGACTCGCTGTTCCTCTTCCGTAAAGTTAGCCAGAATGAGGGTTCGGCTCCCCTCGAAGTGCCTTACAAAGCCAAGAACGTGGGGGTTATCGACTGGAATCAACTCCATTTGCTGCCCGGCCAGCGATGGGAGGTTCTTTCTGAGCGAGATTAACTTCTGGATCGAGCGGAAGATTTTCCCTCGAATCGTCCCATTTTGGTCATCCACTTCCTGTTTGAAGTTTTGGAGATATTCCCACTTCATCTTGGGGCGGTGGATCCAGCGGGTATCGCCTGCCTTGGCGGGGTCCTTCACGAAATCATAATCATTGAGCATCCCCCACTCCTCACCCAGGTACAAAAGAGGGATCCCTCCGATGCTGAGGGTGATGCCATACAGCAGACACATGCGCCGGACCGACATTTCGATCAACTTCGGATCATGGAACTCGATCGCTTGCTCCAGGCCGGCAAGGGACGCCAACGTTCCCGAAATCCGCATGTCACCAGTAGTTGGGTTGTGCTGGAACGGCACCCCGCGGGCAAATGAACCGGGGAACTGCCCTGTGTAAAAGTTGTTCAAGAATTGTCGATGGTCGTAGCCATTGATTCCCAGTTGAGCCGCGTCTTCGTCGTCGAAAGTCCAGCCAATATCGTCATGGCAGCGCAGGTAGTTGACCCACGAAGTGCCGTGCGGCAATCGATGACGATGACTGAGCGACTTCTTCAACAGACGCGTGCTGCGGGTAGCCAACGATTCCCACAACAAGGCCATCAGGGTCGGGTTGTAGGAAATCTGACACTCGTCCGCCCCGATATACTTCACCACTTCGTCCGGATGCACGATCGCTTCCGACTTGAAGACCAACCCAGGCGCGGCGATCCCGGCCAGACAGTTGAAGGCCTGGATCAAGAGGTGAGCTTCCGGGCGGTTTTCGCAGTTAGTGCCCATCTGCTTCCAAATGAACGCCACGGCATCGAGCCGCAAGATGTCGACACCTGTGTTGGCGATGAAGAGCATCTCTTCAAGCATCGCTCGAAAGACGGCTGGGTTACCGTAATTCAGATCCCATTGGAAGCTGTTGAAGGTCGTCCAAACCCACTTCTGCATCCCGTCGTGCCAGGTGAAGTTCCCGCGACGCACCGTCGGGAAGATCTCGCGCAAGGTGCGTTCGTACTGGTCGGGAACAGTACGATCGGGAAAGCAGTAATAGTACTGCTGATATTCGATGTCGCCGGCCTGGGCATGCTGGGCCCAGTAGTGATCGTCTGACGTGTGATTGAAAACAAAGTCCAGGCACAAGCAGACGCCGGCTGCGCGGAATTCGTCAGCCAGTTGCCGCAGATCGTCGATCGTCCCAAGTCGGGGATCGACGCTACGGTAGTTGCTGATCGCGTACCCGCCGTCGTTATCGCCCGGACGCACTGCGAACAGCGGCATCAAGTGAACGTAGGTCAGGCCGAGATCTTTGAAGTACGGGATGCACTCGCGCAGCTTGTTGAGATTCTCGGAAAAGAGATCGACGTACAGCGCCCCGCCCACCATATGTTCCGACTGAAACCAGGTCGGATCGTTCGAGCGGTGGTCGTCCTGCTCGCGAAGTTCGGGGCTACGCTGCTTCCACCCGCGTGCCGCGGTGAACATGATTTCTTCCAGATGATAGAAGAAATCGTATCGGGTGTGATACAGCGTGAAGAGCAGGCGAAACAAACGTGGCCATTGGGCGACGAGGCGCTGTGTGAAATCACGCGCTAGTCCGCTGGCGACATCGTCCTCGGACCAGAATGCTTCCAACCGCGGCAGAAGTCGCTTGAGCGAGATCTCTGCTTCGGTTTGCAACTGGTCGGGTTGTCCATTCCTACTCGTTCCGATCATTGGGTATCGTGATGTTATCTAAGAACTGATAGTAATTGATACCCTCCAGGATACCTCGCGCATGATGCCCTTCCGCGAAATAGATCCGCGGCCAATCCCGTAGCTTCTCGAGTTCGGGGCTATAATTCCCTACAACCACTCCAAGTGTGCGCCCCTTGAGCATCCCTTCGTCGTTGCCGCTGTCGCCGGCAACCAGCACTTTTTCCGGGGAAAAACCCCATTTGTAGAGCACGTGCCGCACTGCGACACCAGGCCCCCCACGATTGGGCAAGATGTCGAGGTACATATTTCGCGAGAACACCACGCGTGCGCGAATGCCTGCTTCTCGCAACATTCGCTTGATGGTGGGAATACTTGGCGCGACGCTCGTATCGACGTCGAAGCTGATTTTGAATTCAGACTGCTGACAATCTTTCTGCACGAAGACGCCATCTACCCCTTCAAAGAGCGTGCGAATTTCGTCAGGCGTCCAGTGCAATCCGATTTGCTTGCGCCACGTCCGGTCGCTGGTAAGACTCTCGCCGTAGTACAACTCCGTTCCGACGCCGGCACAAATCAGGTCAGGACGGGGCAGATTCATCTCTTCGATCAACTCCATCGCGCTGTCGAGACGACGCCCTGTCGAGATACCGAAGCCAACATAGTCGTGCTCGCGCACCGTATCGAGCAGTTCTCGCAGCGACTCGTCGTCACCGGTCAGGGTGTTATCTAAATCAGTGATGATGAGCCGGTCGAAGTTCGGCATCCGCCGCACTTTGGTATTGTGCGCCAGGACAGGCTTCGCCGAGTGGTCAAGAATATCGTTGATGTCGCGCCAATATCGCTTGGCATGATTGGCCCACGAGTAATGCTTCGTGGCACCGGCAAGCCCCTTCTCGGCCCATTCATCCCACTGCTCAGGCTCTGTCAGCATTCGCAGCAGCGCCTTCTCGATTGCTTCGCCGTCGAGTGGATCAACCAACAAACCGTTATGGCAGTTCGCCACAATATCTCTCGGGCCGCCATCGTTGGTTGCGACAATCGGCAAGCTGGCCGCGGCCGCTTCGAGAAGTGTTAGCCCGAAGGGCTCGGTCAGCGCGGGATTGACGAAGACACCACGTCGCTGGGCTCCCCAGCGATAGATATCTGGGACATCGCTGGGCGTATGCATCTTGGGATACGAAACGTGGCCGTACAGGTCGTAGTCGTCGATCTTGCCGAGAATATGTTCGACAATCCGCCGCTGAGCGGGTGCCAGGTCTTTCAGGTTCTCGCGCGTTCCCATGATCAGTACGAGATTGGAAAGCTCCTGCAAACGCTCGCTTTCGCCGTAAACACGAACCAGCATTTCCAGGTTCTTGCGTTCGTCAGGACGCGCCATCGCAATCAGTGGCGGCTTAGTCGGCTCTCGCAAAAAACGTTCGATCTGCGGGCCTATGGCGTAATCGTCATCC
It includes:
- a CDS encoding alpha-E domain-containing protein, with the protein product MLSRVADSIYWTSRYIERAEAVARFIAVNLNISMDLSTAGNQQWMPLVTTTGDDEKFSEIYGEASKRNVIEFLTFDRNNPNSILSCLINARENARSIRERISAEMWEHINRFYLMVKDVGDAEGILDDLPDFYEAVRNSGQQFVGVTDATMTHGEGWHFCQLGRFLERADKMSRILDVKYYILLPSPQHVGSAFDDLQWAALLRSASAYEMYRQRFGRIVPQNVVDFLMLDKEFPRAVLHCLTRANESLHAITGSDIEGFTNLPEQRLGQLRAEFAFTSASDIIARGLHEFIDDFQKRLNLVGESIGTTFFSLQAAA
- a CDS encoding transglutaminase family protein; this translates as MQHKTAYHYSEPASVAHNLLHLRVPTTHRQSVEDFALTVEPKPRSVVSRTDYFGNQVHYFALSEPHSGMTITATSRVVVKTPVPITTSPSWEELAQLGKRREFPLEVRQFLFPSRHIRLLPILSEYGKAAFTRNRPIVEAALELTTRIYADYKYDSGATNIFTPLEEVVRQRHGVCQDFAHVGIGALRALGLPARYVSGYLRTLPPPGKPRLVGADASHAWFSVFCGTELGWVDFDPTNKVMVGTDHITLAHGRDFEDVSPIQGVVMGGGTRTMQVGVDVMPLDAKANGSPPDPASTPQQERSPNK
- a CDS encoding circularly permuted type 2 ATP-grasp protein — its product is MTRIPAQNDASADLFAPYKPISDVYDELNDGAQIRPHWQSFVQGVRDIGASEFQRRWQQMQKLLDRTGMAYIGAGIGNPGQDRRARPWELDPLPVLLPSSEWNQISQGLKQRGKLMQLILQDLYGPQDLLRSGILPEEVLFRHPGYYRCFHGQNPPGNNYLYFYAADLSRSPDGSWWVQGDRSESPSGSGFALENRIIQSRMTPSLFHKENVQRLAGYFMKVKEAVLRACSRVTNPRVVILSNGAESPNYFEDAYLARYLGYTLVEPADLAVRGNRVMLKTLGGLLPVDVIIRRPNSDQCDPLEISHATGGIPELLQVCRMKNVVVLNPLGSGIVESPIFMTFMPQLCQHLLGEPLILPGVATWRCGDPDSLAYVIENIDKLVIKPSYRKRGNRSGIFRVQKDGDQEKLIRMIQADPDLFVAQEQVVRSTSPVYSKKSLTPAHIALRSFAVLGQNDFETMPGGLIRLSGELQPLEASLQVGERSKDAWVLSDTPIARVSLLKQPDHGVELKRTGGELPSRIAENLFWLGRNLERADVTARILRTTISRLTSEEQISEMPEVVILIRTMAEMGIIEPGYGVEEMRKQLPPIERNLAANIFDEQNSMSLRSIVTEIFRLTSRSRDRVSADSWRVLHRVDQGFQPPVTGYWDLSDCLALLDDLVLDLAAFSGIISESITRTQVYHFLDMGRRMERATQSSRLMRNCLVLPSGDLAAILEALLEISDSLITYRSRYLEEMHLGAVLDLLVTDETNPRSIARQLAQLLEHVNDLPNVANHAGYTVEQRLAMSLLHEVRMFDVTRVRAPDALSAGESLHMLLQEIESLLPKLSDVVSQRYLVHAMPQSHLVEIRP
- a CDS encoding DUF2126 domain-containing protein, translated to MAILTALHHSTKYKYDRKIGVGAQTIRLRPAPHCRTPIHSYSLRISPKPHFLNWQQDPHGNFAARVVFPEPVDHFHVDVDLIAEMTVINPFDFFLEPDAEDFPIIYKEPLKTDLAPFLEQEPHGPLLTEYLKGVDVTPRRIVDFLVDINQRLQNDIAYTVRMEHGVQSPEETLERRLGSCRDSAWLMVQMLRHFGLAARFASGYICQLTPDIKSLDGPSGPEKDFTDLHAWTEVFLPGAGWVGLDPTSGLFAGEGHIPLACTPSPMTAAPVSGTHEQAEVEFEFEMKITRFHEDPRVTKPYTDEEWDEIQALGHEVDKHLERVGITMTMGGEPTFVSIDDMEGDEWNTAAVGPTKRGLADKLMRKLFKRFGEGGFLHYGQGKWYPGESLPRWAFRCYWRHDGEPIWRDPSLLAEDGMNYGHDADLAMQFTRRLAEQLGVEPNHASYGYEDAFYYTWMERRLPVNVDIHDSKLEDEEERARIAKVFEQGITSPVGVVLPIRYLWWTAQPTWESGEWVVRSDELFLIPGDSAMGLRLPLKSLVYETEGQAAALFPLDPMAETTPLPSYAEFMARRTPAMVGGDSGKPWSMKTVGGDTYRNASRPQGMSGQSLESDGFFGPGDWGDNGGPNPMNQMVRTAVCVEPRNGCLHIFMPPVDRIEGYLELLTAVETVAAEFNSPVIIEGYLPPHDDRVNHLSVTPDPGVIEVNVHPANNWQELVDITTGVYEDAHHTRLGTEKFNKDGTHTGTGGGNHVVLGGPTPTQSPFLQRPDILRSLIGYWHNHPSLSYLFSGNFIGPTSQAPRVDEGRRDAIYELKIAFEQIPDKGQFSPWLVDRVFRNLLVDITGNTHRAEFCIDKLFSPDNSSGRRGLLEFRAFEMPPHARMSLTQQLLLRALMARFAEHPYRVPLVDWDTSLHDRFMLPHFNYQDFEDVIEETKDAGFQLESYWFLPHFEFKFPKIGEFSHRGVQVEIRKAIEPWYVLGEESGQGFTARYVDSSLERMQVKVRGAIPGRHFVMCNGRKVPLHPTGTEQEYVAGVRYRAWQPPSCLHPTIPVDEPLTIDLYDSWFQRSLGGCRYHVGHPGGNNPESFPVNAFEAESRRGGRFEKMGHTPGYVELPPDEDSSEFPFTLDLRRGKTKHL
- a CDS encoding alpha-amylase family glycosyl hydrolase, translated to MIGTSRNGQPDQLQTEAEISLKRLLPRLEAFWSEDDVASGLARDFTQRLVAQWPRLFRLLFTLYHTRYDFFYHLEEIMFTAARGWKQRSPELREQDDHRSNDPTWFQSEHMVGGALYVDLFSENLNKLRECIPYFKDLGLTYVHLMPLFAVRPGDNDGGYAISNYRSVDPRLGTIDDLRQLADEFRAAGVCLCLDFVFNHTSDDHYWAQHAQAGDIEYQQYYYCFPDRTVPDQYERTLREIFPTVRRGNFTWHDGMQKWVWTTFNSFQWDLNYGNPAVFRAMLEEMLFIANTGVDILRLDAVAFIWKQMGTNCENRPEAHLLIQAFNCLAGIAAPGLVFKSEAIVHPDEVVKYIGADECQISYNPTLMALLWESLATRSTRLLKKSLSHRHRLPHGTSWVNYLRCHDDIGWTFDDEDAAQLGINGYDHRQFLNNFYTGQFPGSFARGVPFQHNPTTGDMRISGTLASLAGLEQAIEFHDPKLIEMSVRRMCLLYGITLSIGGIPLLYLGEEWGMLNDYDFVKDPAKAGDTRWIHRPKMKWEYLQNFKQEVDDQNGTIRGKIFRSIQKLISLRKNLPSLAGQQMELIPVDNPHVLGFVRHFEGSRTLILANFTEEEQRVPANNVRTGGLGRFFQDLISEQEIATHEDLTLPPYGLLWLERI
- a CDS encoding HAD-IIB family hydrolase — its product is MKIALISLHGLIRAHDAELGRDADTGGQVKYVLELAAELAKQPGVTEVELLTRQIIDDRVSDDYAQVEEPICENAKIVRIPFGPKRYIRKESLWPYIEFFVDQTLAHFRRAGLPDLIHGHYADAGLAGAQLARLLHIPFVFTGHSLGRVKQERLIAKGKSYEDLERRYKLAQRIEAEEVALETASMVVASTNQEVELQYEKYENYVPDRMEVIPPGVNLQSFSPPSSMDDDYAIGPQIERFLREPTKPPLIAMARPDERKNLEMLVRVYGESERLQELSNLVLIMGTRENLKDLAPAQRRIVEHILGKIDDYDLYGHVSYPKMHTPSDVPDIYRWGAQRRGVFVNPALTEPFGLTLLEAAAASLPIVATNDGGPRDIVANCHNGLLVDPLDGEAIEKALLRMLTEPEQWDEWAEKGLAGATKHYSWANHAKRYWRDINDILDHSAKPVLAHNTKVRRMPNFDRLIITDLDNTLTGDDESLRELLDTVREHDYVGFGISTGRRLDSAMELIEEMNLPRPDLICAGVGTELYYGESLTSDRTWRKQIGLHWTPDEIRTLFEGVDGVFVQKDCQQSEFKISFDVDTSVAPSIPTIKRMLREAGIRARVVFSRNMYLDILPNRGGPGVAVRHVLYKWGFSPEKVLVAGDSGNDEGMLKGRTLGVVVGNYSPELEKLRDWPRIYFAEGHHARGILEGINYYQFLDNITIPNDRNE